A DNA window from Pongo abelii isolate AG06213 chromosome 2, NHGRI_mPonAbe1-v2.0_pri, whole genome shotgun sequence contains the following coding sequences:
- the FYTTD1 gene encoding UAP56-interacting factor (The RefSeq protein has 1 substitution compared to this genomic sequence) has product MNRFGTRLVGATANSSPPPKARSNENLDKIDMSLDDIIKLNRKEGKKQNFPRLNRRLLQ; this is encoded by the exons ATGAACCGGTTTGGTACCCGGTTGGTGGGAGCCACGGCGACCTCTTCGCCGCCGCCGAAGGCCCGCAGCAATGAAAACCTCGACAAAATAGATATGTCTTTGG ATGATATCATCAAGTTGAAtcgaaaggaagggaagaagcagAATTTTCCAAGACTAAATAGAAGACTCCTCCAGCAA